The Lactuca sativa cultivar Salinas chromosome 2, Lsat_Salinas_v11, whole genome shotgun sequence genome includes a window with the following:
- the LOC111900288 gene encoding uncharacterized protein LOC111900288, with translation MLYKWRWRFFHNSDLIWVKVVKAIYGRDGGSCSFSHRRGSIDPWNGVIRMLAHLHNHDLDLRPLSPSRVGDGNKTSFWHDVWKGDTHLATSFHRIYALDLHKSISVRDRVLLVWNLDCFRRPPRGGIEETQWNTFISLMQGVLLQSSPDRLGWTIDVSDSFTVSSLRAFLDSHMLHSGGPETRWNNWVPIKLNIFIWRLQSRSLPTRENLSLRGITMDSILCPVCSNTVESIDHLFLNCNQLIDLRTRLAIWWDVQLPQLSSIDSLLSWSDSLSLKKGQRQAFDTVIITTLWCLWNFRNSSIFGTAQPKKSLILDDVIDRSFFWISSRLKKVKISWTSWLHNPLIACNLL, from the coding sequence ATGCTCTATAAATGGCGTTGGAGATTCTTTCATAATTCGGATTTGATATGGGTTAAAGTTGTTAAGGCTATTTATGGTCGGGATGGTGGTAGTTGCTCTTTCTCTCATAGAAGAGGTTCAATTGATCCTTGGAATGGTGTTATTCGGATGCTTGCACATCTTCATAATCATGATCTCGATCTTAGGCCTCTTAGTCCGAGTAGAGTTGGTGATGGGAATAAAACTTCTTTTTGGCACGATGTTTGGAAGGGGGATACCCATTTGGCTACTTCTTTTCATAGGATTTATGCTCTTGATCTTCATAAATCCATATCAGTCAGAGATAGGGTGCTTCTCGTCTGGAACTTAGATTGTTTTAGGCGTCCTCCTAGAGGGGGTATTGAGGAGACCCAATGGAATACTTTTATCTCCTTAATGCAGGGAGTTCTTCTTCAATCCTCACCTGACCGTTTGGGATGGACTATTGATGTCTCTGATTCTTTTACTGTTTCTTCTCTTCGAGCTTTTTTGGATAGTCATATGTTACATTCAGGGGGTCCTGAAACTCGTTGGAACAATTGGGTGCCTATCAAGCTGAATATATTTATTTGGAGATTGCAGTCTAGAAGCCTTCCGACTAGGGAAAATCTTTCACTCCGTGGGATTACTATGGACTCCATTCTCTGTCCTGTCTGCTCTAATACTGTTGAATCTATTGATCATCTTTTTCTCAATTGCAATCAATTGATTGACTTACGGACTCGGTTAGCTATTTGGTGGGATGTTCAGCTTCCTCAGTTATCCTCTATTGATTCTCTTCTCTCGTGGTCTGATTCTCTTTCCCTCAAAAAAGGGCAGCGACAAGCTTTTGACACTGTTATCATCACTACCTTATGGTGTCTTTGGAATTTTCGTAACTCCTCCATTTTTGGAACGGCTCAACCCAAGAAGTCTCTCATTCTAGATGATGTGATTGATAGATCTTTCTTTTGGATTTCTAGTAGActtaaaaaagttaaaattagTTGGACCTCTTGGCTTCATAATCCCCTCATAGCTTGTAATTTGTTGTGA